The Oncorhynchus nerka isolate Pitt River linkage group LG12, Oner_Uvic_2.0, whole genome shotgun sequence genome includes a region encoding these proteins:
- the LOC115137886 gene encoding galactose-3-O-sulfotransferase 2-like, whose protein sequence is MVFKRRARRMRLGLGCYRVGPTWLWKALLVFVAIAFAGQLLGVIYNKSLQQDRSWWLFSSDGQGPSLGFCRPRSHVMFLKTHKTASSTVLNILYRYGEEKDLRFALPLGYQFGYPLPFNAHRVKGYRGPRVAEFSIMGNHMRFNKPEVEKVMPADTFYFSILRDPVALTESSYAYYKAVAPAFRKAKGLGDFADNPQKYYDPRLRNNHYARNLLWFDFGLDHNANFSTTLTQRGEVAIRRAFKLILVSEHFDESMVLLRHALCWPLDAVVSFSLNARQQKSNGGSSWVDKAAAAQPPAMALTDNQRQKLREWNSLDWHLYQAFNRSFWDEVDRFGRARMDQEVVLLRTRRKLLAKACLREGGRPVEASRIRDKNIRPFQSGLVKILGYELQPGLDNATRQACLRMIRPEIQYKDLLDARQFPRAAPQPAQAPPPAIPAGGAYMRKGPSSQLRTGELGVEGERRMGEEERDWDGSRLSRSSNNNNNNNNNQTLVRDRGGREGKRNIR, encoded by the exons ATGGTTTTCAAACGGAGAGCGAG gagGATGCGTCTTGGGCTGGGGTGCTATCGGGTGGGGCCCACGTGGCTCTGGAAGGCCCTGCTGGTGTTCGTGGCCATTGCCTTCGCAGGACAGCTCCTGGGAGTCATCTACAACAAAAG CCTCCAGCAGGACAGGTCGTGGTGGTTGTTCTCATCCGATGGCCAGGGCCCGTCTCTGGGCTTCTGTCGGCCCCGCAGCCACGTCATGTTCCTGAAAACCCACAAGACAGCCAGCAGCACCGTCCTCAACATTCTCTACCGATACGGAGAG GAGAAGGACCTGCGCTTCGCCCTGCCTCTGGGGTATCAGTTCGGCTACCCCCTCCCTTTCAACGCCCACAGGGTCAAAGGTTACAGAGGGCCCCGTGTGGCAGAATTCAGCATCATGGGAAACCACATGCGCTTCAACAAACCAGAG GTAGAGAAGGTGATGCCAGCCGACACCTTCTATTTCTCCATCCTTCGTGACCCTGTAGCGCTCACTGAGTCGTCCTACGCCTACTACAAAGCCGTTGCCCCTGCCTTCAGGAAAGCCAAAG GCCTGGGAGACTTCGCCGACAACCCCCAGAAGTACTACGACCCCCGTCTCCGTAACAACCACTACGCTCGCAACCTGCTGTGGTTCGACTTCGGCCTGGACCACAACGCCAACTTCTCCACCACACTGACGCAACGAGGTGAAGTGGCCATTCGACGTGCCTTCAAACTCATCCTGGTCTCGGAGCACTTCGACGAATCCATGGTACTGCTCCGCCACGCCCTCTGTTGGCCTCTGGACGCTGTCGTCTCCTTTAGCCTGAACGCCCGGCAGCAAAAGTCCAATGGAGGCAGCTCCTGGGTGGATAAAGCGGCCGCTGCCCAGCCCCCCGCCATGGCTCTCACAGACAACCAACGGCAGAAGCTCCGGGAGTGGAACTCCCTGGACTGGCACCTCTATCAGGCATTCAACCGCTCCTTCTGGGATGAAGTGGATCGCTTTGGGAGAGCCAGAATGGACCAAGAGGTCGTTCTACTCCGGACCCGCCGGAAGTTGCTGGCTAAAGCTTGTCTGAGGGAAGGCGGGAGGCCGGTAGAGGCAAGCCGCATCCGGGACAAGAACATCAGGCCCTTCCAGAGCGGTTTGGTGAAGATCCTAGGATATGAGCTCCAGCCTGGGCTGGACAACGCTACCCGTCAGGCCTGTCTGAGGATGATCAGGCCGGAGATCCAGTATAAAGACCTGCTGGATGCCAGGCAGTTCCCCAGGGCAGCTCCCCAGCCTGCCCAGGCTCCGCCCCCAGCTATCCCTGCTGGGGGAGCCTACATGAGGAAAGGTCCCTCTTCCCAACTCAGGACAGGAGAGCTGGGAGTGGAGGGGgaaaggaggatgggggaggaggagagggactgggATGGGAGTCGGTTATCacgtagtagtaataataataataataataataacaaccaaACATTGGTACGAGatagaggtggaagagaggggaaAAGGAACATAAGATAG